A part of Procambarus clarkii isolate CNS0578487 chromosome 21, FALCON_Pclarkii_2.0, whole genome shotgun sequence genomic DNA contains:
- the LOC123753255 gene encoding transcription factor hamlet-like, with translation MQSTPAGGFNVYPRAPVSVVPPSLLTYQMLASQPPREPAPQYPLLHSSFFLPIHHSRSPVLPPHSPKEGDEGKPHLGASAKSSPASSPQIASPPPTHTSLRVTAVIDTTHRHSHTHFEKAATDRISVNDSSDRKELPLDLTTRKRSERHERFVPLNELEKDDKAVVNDRGSLSDRQEDTKSEVIKPRPRHDHPFLRISDLLKDSPSSGPAPAPPQPAPEPPAKLPLVYPRPLHPAAILDMYRNLDRSAFMAGGCIPSTRYPLFTSLFPQAGLSVASMTPATRAVGLDFYKSHLPGTTRPYGDLPRPYSDLLTPHVVRTAKDRYTCKFCGKVFPRSANLTRHLRTHTGEQPYKCKYCERSFSISSNLQRHVRNIHNKEKPFKCPLCDRCFGQQTNLDRHLKKHEEEGSNPPDSPDAPDSSGVAVEKMDNADFIVNRVEGAGDEMVNVDIMTVSESRSPVNSDSGKNLSDVGDSRNLGTAMDATEGEPAQKRVRLE, from the coding sequence ATGCAGTCGACGCCGGCAGGAGGCTTCAACGTGTACCCTCGGGCACCCGTGTCTGTGGTGCCTCCGTCGCTCCTCACCTACCAGATGCTGGCGTCACAGCCTCCGAGAGAACCAGCGCCTCAGTACCCTCTACTTCACTCCTCCTTCTTCCTACCCATACACCACAGTCGGAGCCCCGTCTTACCCCCTCACTCCCCGAAGGAGGGAGACGAGGGGAAGCCCCATCTTGGTGCATCCGCCAAGAGCTCTCCAGCATCGTCGCCACAGATAGCCTCCCCGCCCCCTACCCACACGTCCCTCAGGGTCACGGCCGTCATAGACACGACACACAGACATTCTCACACACATTTTGAAAAAGCCGCAACGGACAGAATCTCGGTAAACGACAGCAGCGACAGGAAGGAACTTCCACTCGATCTCACCACGAGGAAAAGATCTGAGAGACACGAGAGATTTGTCCCACTGAACGAGTTAGAGAAGGACGACAAGGCCGTAGTAAACGACAGGGGAAGTTtatcagacagacaggaagacacaAAGTCTGAAGTCATTAAGCCTCGACCTCGCCACGATCATCCGTTCCTTCGAATAAGCGATTTGTTAAAGGACTCTCCGTCGAGCGGTCCGGCTCCTGCCCCTCCACAACCGGCACCAGAACCCCCTGCTAAGCTGCCCCTAGTGTACCCTCGACCCCTGCACCCCGCCGCTATACTAGACATGTACCGTAATCTAGATCGCTCTGCTTTCATGGCCGGAGGCTGCATCCCCTCGACACGATACCCGTTGTTTACCTCTCTCTTCCCTCAGGCCGGCCTTTCTGTCGCCAGTATGACTCCAGCGACTCGCGCAGTCGGACTAGATTTCTACAAAAGTCACCTACCTGGGACGACACGACCTTACGGTGACCTCCCGAGGCCCTACAGTGACTTACTGACTCCGCATGTAGTTCGCACAGCCAAGGATCGATACACATGTAAGTTCTGCGGAAAGGTGTTCCCGCGATCTGCCAACCTGACCCGCCACCTGAGGACTCACACCGGGGAGCAGCCCTACAAGTGTAAGTACTGCGAGCGCTCCTTCAGCATCTCGTCCAACCTCCAGCGTCACGTGCGCAACATCCACAACAAGGAAAAACCCTTCAAGTGTCCGCTGTGTGACCGCTGTTTCGGCCAGCAGACCAACCTTGACCGCCACCTCAAGAAGCACGAGGAAGAAGGCTCCAATCCTCCAGATTCCCCCGACGCGCCAGACTCCAGTGGCGTCGCCGTCGAGAAAATGGATAATGCAGACTTCATTGTCAACAGAGTCGAAGGTGCTGGCGACGAAATGGTGAATGTGGATATAATGACAGTGTCAGAGTCTCGCTCTCCTGTCAACAGCGACAGTGGCAAAAATCTATCGGACGTAGGCGACTCTAGGAACCTAGGAACAGCGATGGATGCGACGGAAGGCG